The Rhizobium leguminosarum region CGAGCATGAGAGATATCTGCGGATGGCGTCTTTCGCTGGCCTTTCATCCGTTAAGTTTACGACGCCTTAATATCGGCGGTGAGTGCAGCGGCCTCCTCGAATGATCTCGGAGGCGCATTGACACGCGCTGAATAGTCGCCGGCGGCTATTGAACGGGTTGTAGCTGCAATGGGTGGCAGAACACTCCCAATTTCTCTAGCCAAGACTCGGCCGACAAAAATGGCGGCAATAAGACCGCTCGTTACTAGCAATATGAGAATGGGGATTTGTGCCCATTGAGGATCAATATAGTCCCAGAATACGTCGGCTAAGATCTGTGATCCGGGGAAAGATATGAAAAAACCTACCAAGGTCTGCAGTAAGCGACAAGCTGACCCCATCTGGCGTCGGTAGCGTTGGCCGCTGTATTGCGGACAGACGATTCACAAACTGTGAGCTTCTATGTCTGCGCCTAGCTCTGGAACTAGAAACTTCCATATGATCGAGGCTGTTCCGGAACGACTTGAGGGCGCCCCACGGCAATTTCGGCGCCGCTGGTCCGATGATTTTAAAGCGCGGGCTGTGGCTGAGGCAATGGAGCCCGGCGCAAGCGTCTCGGCCATTGCGCATCGCATCGGCATACATCCCTCGCAGCTATTTGGCTGGCGTCGTGATGCTCGTGACGGACAACGATCCTCCTCGCAAGATCGGGCTGGTCAGGCAGGGACCAGGACGATTGGCACACGTGCGATGATCGAGCTTGTCATCGGCGACGTCGTTATCCGGGCCGACGCAGATATCGGCGAAGCACAGCTGCAGCGGGTGATCCGAGCGGTGCGATCGGCATGATCCCGTCCGGCGTGAAGGTCTTTCTTGCGAGCCATCCCATCGACTTCCGAAATTATGTGAAGCGTGCAGTTATGTGGAGTCCGCCGCGACAACTACTTGCCGCCTGCGGCGTTTGGGAGTGGGATTACTCGACATAATTTTTCGATCGTCCGATGGACTTCAGCATCGCGAGTAGCTTGTCGGGAGCAGCAAAGCGACCCGGCTTGAGCGACGGCGGCGCCATCGCTGCAAGCGCCTCCAGTTTTTCGGTTGGATCAGCCCGCAGATAGATTTCCGTGCTTTGCAGGCTGGCGTGACCGAGCCAGAGTGACACCTTGCGCGCATCGCGGGTCGCTTTCAGAGTGTGCATGGCACAGGTATGGCGCAAAACATGTGGGGTAACGCGTTTATCGGCGAGAGAGGGGAGCTTCTGCGCCGCGGTAGCGGCGTGCTTGGCAAGGATATATTCGAATCCGGCCCGGGTCATCGCGCGTCCCACGGCATTGAGGAAGAATTCGGTGTCGCCACTCGCCGGGCGGACTGCCAGCCAAGCCTTCAACGCCGCCGTGGTCTCTTTCCACAAGGGCAACACACGTTCGCGGCGTCCCTTACCCATGATGTGGATGCTGGTGACCGTCTGGCGGTCAATCTGGTCGAGGCGGATGCTGACGAGCTCGGAGACGCGCAGCCCGGCAGCGAAGGCCAGATGCAGCATCGCTCGATCGCGAATGCCGGATACCTGACGCGGGTTCGGTGCATCAAGCAAAGCCTGCATCTCGTCGCGGCTGAGATGGCTGACGAGCGCCTCGTCGATCTTCTTCATTGGGATCGCCCGAACCCGGCGCGCCTGATCCAGACAGGAAGGGA contains the following coding sequences:
- a CDS encoding tyrosine-type recombinase/integrase translates to MTALAPHLTTFLREHLPQERRASPHTCEAYAYSFQLLLCFAASRLKTTPSRIEIEQLDPPLLLAFLEHIERERGNSARTRNARLAAIKAFFRFLEYRLPSCLDQARRVRAIPMKKIDEALVSHLSRDEMQALLDAPNPRQVSGIRDRAMLHLAFAAGLRVSELVSIRLDQIDRQTVTSIHIMGKGRRERVLPLWKETTAALKAWLAVRPASGDTEFFLNAVGRAMTRAGFEYILAKHAATAAQKLPSLADKRVTPHVLRHTCAMHTLKATRDARKVSLWLGHASLQSTEIYLRADPTEKLEALAAMAPPSLKPGRFAAPDKLLAMLKSIGRSKNYVE